The window GCCGCAGCAGCGAGACCAGGCGCCCGTGCCCGTGCAGCGTGAACGCCTCCTCCAGTAGCTCCTCCTGTACTTCGGACGACGACTGTTCGCCCAGCCGCGCGAGCAGCCGCTCCAGCGAGGCCCGCAGCCACAGCGCGTCCCGCCAGACGCCCTCTCCGCCCGGCACCCCGGAACCCGATTCCACCCACAGCCCCAGGCACGCCGCCCCGGCGAAGCACAGGCAGTACCGGCGCGCCACGGCGAAGGCGTCCTCGGGCACTTCGGTCACCACATCCGCGTAGGCAGCCATTTCCTCGTGCACGCGGTCGGTCACGGCCAGCAGGTGTTCAGCGAGATCGGCCGCGTCCTTCAATGCCGGTTCCTCGGCGGCCCGTTCACGCAAGGCGGCTGTCCACGCCGGGAGCGCGGCCAATGGAGCCGCACCCCGCCGTGCGGCCAACCGCAGTTCCGCCGGGTCGAAGTCGGGGAGCGGGGCCGCGAGATCGCAGGCCGTGCGCACGCCGTCCGCGGGTGGCGTCCGGCGCCGCCAGTGACGTACGAGCGAACGGAACTGCAGGATCAGCGAGTTGAGATTGACGAGGGTGTTTCCGTCGAAGAGGCCCACGATGCGGTGGTCCCGTTCGACCTTCTGGAACATGCCGTACGGGCCCGTGCCGGGGCCCGACACCAGGAAGGCGCGGGCGCCCAGCAGTTCTCCGAGGGCGGTCAGTACGTCCTCCGTGCCGGTCGGCAGCAGGTACTTGGTCACGGCCGCGACGACGGAGAGTTCGCCGGTCGTGGTGTGCACCATGCGGGAGGCGACCAGCGCCAGCGCCTCATGGGCCAGGACGTCCGCCACCGCGCCCGCCAACAGCGCTCGCGCCTGCGGGAGTTCGGCGAGCTGTCGACGGTACAGACGTCGTTCGTGGGCGAAGTCCAGGGCGAGGCGCAGTCCGTGGTCGGCGGCGCCGAGGGAGAGTGACGCACACATCGTGCGGGTCAACTGGAGGGACTTGAGGACGGTCTCGATGCCGCCACCCTCCGGACCGATCAGCGCCTCCCGGTCCACGTACGCCCCGTCGAGGACGATCCCGGAGATGTCCGCGCCCCGGATGCCGTGCGTCGGCACCTTCGGCAGAGGACGCCAACTCCCGGGCGTCAGCGTCCTCTTGTCGACGAGAAGAACGCTGAAGCCGCGCGGGCCGCCCTCGTCGGCCGTGCGGGCGAGGACGCAGAGGACCGAGCCGCGGGTCGCGTTGTTGATGAGCCATTTCTCGCCGCGGAGGACGAATCCCTCGCCGTCCGCGACGGCTTCGACCTCGCCCGCCAACAGGTCGCTCCCGTGGGCCCGTTCGGTGAGTGCCAGTGATACGGGGACCCCCGCCCGGATGTCGCTCCCGAGCCGAGCCGCCTGCTCCTCGCCGCCCGCGACCCACACGCACACCCCGCCCAGATACGTCTTCCCGTGCGCGACCGCGACCGTCAGATCGCGGCGCGCCACCGTACGGACGAGGTGCAGCGCGTGCTCGTAGTCCCGGAGTC is drawn from Streptomyces liliifuscus and contains these coding sequences:
- a CDS encoding acyl-CoA dehydrogenase family protein gives rise to the protein MTGEHSPYRLAEELEHTLGDPADARTPFSYAVCLDLDAREEFPAGICRLLDDWGLPDYYVPVRHGGRLRDYEHALHLVRTVARRDLTVAVAHGKTYLGGVCVWVAGGEEQAARLGSDIRAGVPVSLALTERAHGSDLLAGEVEAVADGEGFVLRGEKWLINNATRGSVLCVLARTADEGGPRGFSVLLVDKRTLTPGSWRPLPKVPTHGIRGADISGIVLDGAYVDREALIGPEGGGIETVLKSLQLTRTMCASLSLGAADHGLRLALDFAHERRLYRRQLAELPQARALLAGAVADVLAHEALALVASRMVHTTTGELSVVAAVTKYLLPTGTEDVLTALGELLGARAFLVSGPGTGPYGMFQKVERDHRIVGLFDGNTLVNLNSLILQFRSLVRHWRRRTPPADGVRTACDLAAPLPDFDPAELRLAARRGAAPLAALPAWTAALRERAAEEPALKDAADLAEHLLAVTDRVHEEMAAYADVVTEVPEDAFAVARRYCLCFAGAACLGLWVESGSGVPGGEGVWRDALWLRASLERLLARLGEQSSSEVQEELLEEAFTLHGHGRLVSLLRLQLRREAA